Below is a window of Bordetella genomosp. 9 DNA.
CACGCCCTTCCAAGGCGTCTACGGCCAACAAGCCAGCAGCACGAGCCGCGACCAGGTCGTCGCGCAACTCGAACAAGCCCGCGCCGCTGGCCTGACCGCCAACGCCGACAGCGACAACGCGCCCTTCACCGCGCAAGCCGACGTGGCTTCGGTGCCCGCGGTTGCCCAAGGCGGCGGCGTGCATGGCGACATCGCCTTCGGCGACATCGACAACCAGCCCTTTGAAGGCTGATCGCCGAGGCTGATTGCCAAGTTTGATCACGAACCAACGGTGATACGACCGAAGGCGGTCGGGTCACCAGGAAGTCCGGCCGTTCATGCCCGCACGGATGAACGGTTTCCCCGGCGAGAGGCGGGGATGCTGTAGTGGCAGTCCTCTCGGTGTGGTGCGTAGTACGGTCGGCCCCCTGCAGTCTAGGGGGCCGATTGCTTTGTGCGGGGCGCCGTTGTGCTCGCCTCGTTTGCCTCGTTCGTGCCGATGTCGTTCAGCCGCCGGGGCGTTTCGCTATCCGCTCGCGTACCTCGGGCGGTGCCAGGCATGTCGCGACGGCTTCGTAGCCCGGCGCGCCGGGATAAGGCGCTACGCGACTCGGGGGCTGTGATTCGCGGGGCAAAGCAGGATGGCCTCGTCCGGTCCCACCGCCGCGAGATCCAGAATGGCTGAAGAGCGCGTCGGATCCTGTTGCGCCTTCTTCCGCGAGCCATGCCAGCGCCTGGGCGACGCGCAATTCGAGCGCGCGGTCATTTGCCAGCCGGGTCTTCGCTGCAGCGCATTCATCATTCAGCCGATCCAGGCCAAGGAAACTCGCGTTCGGCAGCGTCTCGGCGAGTTGCCGGGCCAGTATGGTCCTTCCGCTGCCCATCGAACGGTATCCCGGCGCCGTGCGGCCAGGTTTCATCAGGCCGTGTTGCTCGTATAGCCGCAGCGCCTTGATTGCACATCTTGCCGCTTCGTGGGCAGGGAATGTGCATGGATTGTGCGAGCGAATGGAAAGGTGATTCTCGTGAATACGGGTTTATCCCTAGCCCCTGGAAGCACAGAATACGTCTCATCGGGAACAGCAACGGACATCGCGAACTTCCCTGAACCCTCAGAACCGCGATGCACGGCCCGGATCACTTAACCAGGACTAGGAGTACTGTCATGAATGCCAAGACCATCGTTTCCGCTTTTGTTCTTTCCTTTGCCGCCATCGGCGCCGCGCAAGCCGCGACGCCCCGTGGCGATTCGGACAACACGCCGTTCCAAGGCGTCTACGGCCAATCGGCCAGCAGCGTGAGCCGCGACCAGGTCGTCGCGCAGCTGGAACAAGCCCGTGCCGCCGGCCTGACCGCCAACGCCGACAGCGACAACGCGCCTTTCACCGCGCAAGCCGACGTGGCTTCGGTGCCCGCG
It encodes the following:
- a CDS encoding DUF4148 domain-containing protein; translation: MKTKTIVSALILSFAAIGAAQATPRGDSDNTPFQGVYGQQASSTSRDQVVAQLEQARAAGLTANADSDNAPFTAQADVASVPAVAQGGGVHGDIAFGDIDNQPFEG
- a CDS encoding DUF4148 domain-containing protein; translated protein: MNAKTIVSAFVLSFAAIGAAQAATPRGDSDNTPFQGVYGQSASSVSRDQVVAQLEQARAAGLTANADSDNAPFTAQADVASVPAVAQGGGVHGDIAFGDIDNQPFQG